In Puniceicoccaceae bacterium, a single window of DNA contains:
- a CDS encoding DUF4254 domain-containing protein, with translation MKITASEIADMQAEWTAKWHQVDEDPSGLDGLWVFVHGNHRRNYNLWHEEDCARRDDQGFEYVYRAKRAIDAYNQQRNDFIERMDQFLFELLKPDVANAPVNSETPGMIIDRLSIMALKVYHMVEQTERSDVSAEHRAKCEQKLEVLRQQRADLTGILEQFLREIQEGKRAYRVYFQFKMYNDPSLNPQLYGTSS, from the coding sequence ATGAAGATCACTGCAAGCGAGATTGCCGACATGCAAGCGGAATGGACTGCCAAGTGGCACCAGGTCGATGAGGATCCCTCGGGGTTGGATGGGCTTTGGGTTTTTGTCCATGGGAATCATCGGCGGAACTACAACCTCTGGCATGAAGAAGATTGCGCGCGTCGCGATGATCAGGGGTTCGAATATGTTTACCGCGCGAAGCGGGCAATTGACGCCTACAACCAGCAGCGCAATGATTTCATCGAGCGCATGGATCAGTTTCTCTTTGAACTGCTAAAACCAGATGTTGCCAATGCCCCGGTCAATTCAGAAACCCCGGGCATGATCATCGACCGTCTCTCGATCATGGCGCTCAAGGTTTACCACATGGTGGAGCAGACTGAGCGCAGTGACGTGAGCGCTGAACACCGTGCCAAGTGTGAGCAGAAGCTGGAGGTGCTCCGGCAGCAGCGCGCAGATCTTACGGGGATTTTGGAACAATTTTTGAGGGAGATCCAGGAGGGAAAGCGCGCTTACCGTGTGTATTTCCAGTTTAAGATGTACAATGATCCGAGCCTGAACCCGCAGTTGTATGGAACATCATCCTGA